One window from the genome of Nicotiana sylvestris chromosome 9, ASM39365v2, whole genome shotgun sequence encodes:
- the LOC138877464 gene encoding uncharacterized protein, protein MTPGKARFILFMTNYFSKWVEAQAFEKVREKEVIDFIWDHIICRFGIPAEITCENGKQFIGSKVTKFLEDHKIKRILSTLYHQSANGQAESTNKTIIRNLEKRLDDAKGKWRQVLPEAQQLAIAQLQSHPKTPSTAAP, encoded by the exons ATGAcgccaggtaaagctagatttattttgtttatgactaactacttctcaaaatgggttgaggctcAGGCCTTTGAGAAGGTAAGAGAAAAAGAGGTCATCGATTTcatatgggatcacatcatatgtcggttcgggaTACCCGCAGAAATAACATGTGAGAATGGGAAACAGTTCATCGGTAGCAAAGTGACAAAATTCCTcgaggaccataaaatcaaaaggatcctatcaaCACTTTACCACCAGAGTGCAAATGGTCAGGCCGAGTCCACGAACAAAACCATAATTCGAAACTTGGAGAAAAGATTAGATGATGCAAAGGGGAAATGGAGACAAGTGTTGCCCGAG gcacaacagttggctatcgctcagttgcaaagccacccgaagactcccagcacagcagcTCCATAA
- the LOC138877465 gene encoding uncharacterized protein: MTRRSRPTTPGSTRSGRTPGPQGCGFEEVHTKVVPQEATPKPIPKKFKMLELPKYNRTIDPNEHVTAYTCAVNDNDIKNDKIESVLLKKFRETLSKGAMMWYHNLDPNSVDSFAMLADSFIRAHAGTIKVVTRKSDVFKIKQTENEMLREFVSRFQMEQMELPPVFDDWAVLTFTQGLKERSSVASKQLKQNMIEYSVATWPDVYNWYQSKIRAEDDQLGAPSGLVYPNRLLAKEPKPNKERYQLYIEDRRNAPRGNLPRSDRRVDQGQDPRGLIDKARFDHNVVPTGAPHLSEYNFNVDVSDIRDAKWPKPI, from the coding sequence atgacaagaaggtcgagacctacaactccagggtcgaccagatcTGGGCGCACCCCTGGTCCTCaagggtgtggattcgaagaagttcatacaaaggttgTTCCCCAAGAAGCGACCCCGAaacctattccaaagaagttcaaaatgctggaactccctaagtacaacagGACCATAGACCCTAATGAACATGTTACTGCCTACACATGTGCGGTAAATGACAACGATATAAAAAATGACAAGATTGAGTCTGTATTATTGAAAAAATTCAGGGagacactctcgaagggggccatgatgtggtatcacaacttggatcCTAACTCagtagattcattcgccatgctagcagactccttcataaggGCACATGCCGGTACCAtcaaggtagtgacgaggaagtccgatgttttcaaaatcaagcaaacgGAGAACGAGATGCTACGAGAATTCGTGTCTCGCTTTCAGATGGAACAGATGGAGCTACCGCCGGTCTTTGACGACTGGGCAGTGCTGactttcactcaaggtttgaaggaacgaagctcggtggcttcaaaacagttGAAACAGAATATGATTGAGTACTCGGTTGCGACCTGGCCAGACGTCTACAACTGGtaccaatcgaagatcagggccgaggatgaccagttgggagccccttcgggcttagtatacccgaataggctcctggcaaaggaaccaaaaccaaacaaagaaaggtatcagctgtacatcgaagataggaggaacgccccgagggGCAACCTACCTCGCAGTGATCGGAGAGTGGATCAAGGACAGGATCCTCGAGGGCTCATCGACAAAGCCAGATTTGATCATAACGTAGTGCCAACAGGTGCGCCCCACTTgtcagagtacaacttcaacgtcgatgtgtcggacatcagagacgccaagtggcccaaGCCTATATAG